A portion of the Chlamydia avium 10DC88 genome contains these proteins:
- the murA gene encoding UDP-N-acetylglucosamine 1-carboxyvinyltransferase — protein MLSVEVFGGCTLQGSVRVSGAKNSTTKLLVASLLSDRKCVLRNVPDIGDVRLTVELCQSLGSLVLWDKQEEVIEIQTPTIQLTQVPAQFSRVNRVPILLLGALLARCPEGIQVPCIGGDAIGERSLNFHLEGLEKLGAQISYDEEEERYFAKAPQGLVGAYVTLPYPSVGATENLILAAVRAQGRTIIKNAALEVEILDLILFLQKAGVEITAGNDRTIEIFGCKDFHEVNHWIIPDKIEAASFGMAAVVTGGRVFVENAVQDTMIPFLKVLRSLGGGFSVLDNGIEFFYDGPLQGGVVLETDVHPGFVTDWQQPFSVLLSQAQGSSVIHETVHENRLGYLQGLQDMGASCQLFYQCLSSKTCRYSTGNFPHSAVIHGATSLKAAHLVIPDLRAGFAYIMAALIARGGASIIDNVEILDRGYSNWMEKLRALGAQIQLVEPAML, from the coding sequence ATGCTTTCAGTAGAGGTATTCGGAGGATGCACACTTCAAGGCTCCGTACGTGTTTCCGGAGCAAAAAACTCTACAACTAAATTACTTGTGGCTTCGTTATTATCTGATCGTAAATGTGTGCTACGTAATGTCCCAGATATTGGTGATGTTCGTTTGACAGTAGAACTTTGCCAATCCCTAGGTTCTCTGGTGCTTTGGGATAAACAAGAAGAAGTTATTGAAATTCAGACTCCTACGATTCAGCTGACACAGGTGCCGGCACAATTCTCTCGGGTCAATCGTGTTCCGATTTTATTGTTAGGAGCTCTTCTAGCTCGTTGCCCAGAAGGTATTCAAGTTCCTTGTATTGGTGGGGATGCTATTGGAGAGCGTTCCTTAAATTTTCATCTCGAGGGATTAGAGAAATTAGGAGCACAGATATCTTATGATGAAGAAGAAGAAAGATATTTTGCTAAAGCTCCTCAAGGTCTTGTAGGAGCGTATGTAACTCTCCCTTATCCTTCTGTAGGGGCTACGGAAAATCTGATTTTGGCTGCTGTTCGTGCTCAGGGAAGAACAATTATTAAAAATGCAGCCTTAGAAGTAGAAATCTTAGATTTGATTCTATTTTTACAGAAGGCTGGAGTAGAGATCACAGCAGGGAATGACCGCACGATTGAAATTTTTGGTTGTAAGGATTTTCATGAGGTCAATCATTGGATAATTCCGGATAAGATAGAAGCAGCATCATTTGGGATGGCAGCCGTAGTTACAGGAGGGAGAGTTTTTGTAGAAAATGCTGTTCAAGATACGATGATTCCTTTCCTTAAGGTGTTACGATCCCTAGGAGGAGGTTTCTCAGTTCTAGATAATGGAATTGAATTTTTCTATGATGGCCCTTTACAAGGGGGAGTTGTTTTAGAAACGGATGTACATCCTGGGTTCGTAACTGATTGGCAACAACCCTTTTCTGTTCTTCTGTCTCAAGCTCAAGGATCTTCCGTAATTCATGAAACAGTCCATGAAAATCGTTTAGGATATCTCCAAGGATTGCAGGACATGGGAGCAAGCTGTCAATTATTTTATCAATGTTTAAGTTCAAAGACTTGTCGCTATTCAACAGGGAACTTTCCTCACAGTGCGGTAATTCATGGAGCAACGTCTTTAAAAGCCGCTCATTTGGTGATTCCCGATCTTCGTGCAGGATTTGCTTATATTATGGCTGCGCTCATTGCTAGAGGAGGAGCTTCTATAATAGATAACGTTGAAATCCTAGATCGCGGATACTCCAATTGGATGGAAAAACTTAGAGCCCTAGGGGCGCAAATACAATTAGTCGAACCCGCCATGTTATAG